A part of Toxotes jaculatrix isolate fToxJac2 chromosome 24, fToxJac2.pri, whole genome shotgun sequence genomic DNA contains:
- the LOC121177701 gene encoding uncharacterized protein LOC121177701, with translation MDLLWRILPVFLVCAEAQNVTEVHVKLGQNVTLTCSGKLQSTYWYVEVYGQLNGCIGRTYSENFEPSYYYNSPTFKTKYWLLRTELVVTDITAEDSRLYFCAKRTNDSIVYVDAFRLVLDLPTPPSTNDSEPKPQQEQQPWLMRCELLTYGSLTLNIFLTLTLTGWVCTSLCLKRKSRTLQVNQPSPDTYCVPEELETPQYEEISLSPSRAPPPAAPSECIYHKAQLPGNMLPQR, from the exons ATGGATCTGCTTTGGAGGATCCTGCCTGTGTTTCTGGTCTGTGCAGAGGCTCAGAATGTGACGGAGGTCCATGTGAAACTGGGTCAAAATGTCACCTTGACCTGCTCAGGGAAGCTTCAGAGCACCTACTGGTACGTCGAGGTCTACGGTCAACTGAACGGGTGCATCGGCCGCACTTACTCTGAAAACTTTGAACCCAGCTACTACTACAACTCTCCCACGTTTAAAACCAAATATTGGCTCCTGAGGACGGAGCTAGTGGTCACAGACATCACAGCAGAGGACAGCAGGCTTTACTTCTGTGCCAAGAGGACAAACGACAGCATTGTTTATGTGGACGCTTTCCGCCTCGTCTTAG atCTCCCTACACCTCCGTCCACCAACGACTCAGAACCAAAGCcccagcaggagcagcagcccTGGCTGATGAGGTGTGAGCTGCTCACATACGGCTCACTCACCCTGAACATCTTCCTCACCCTCACACTAACAG GTTGGGTCTGTACGTCACTGTGtctgaagaggaagagcaggaccCTGCAGGTGAATCAGCCTTCACCTGACACGTACTGTGtcccagaggagctggagacacCACAG tatgaGGAGATCAGTCTCTCCCCCTCCAgagctcctccacctgctgctcctTCAGAATGTATCTACCACAAAGCTCAGCTTCCTGGCAACATGCTGCCTCAGCGCTGA
- the LOC121177705 gene encoding coxsackievirus and adenovirus receptor homolog gives MAPFRRFLWIFLFCAVNTVSCQVNVQGFIRGSVLLPCIYRGPDPLPGNPNVSWMDKDDNIVLTVMSGVQNTASQNQNFRGRVNSFPDLYTSGNFSIVLQNVQLSDSGTYECHIPKVDFKQRVQLTVTEKRVDVTATPGPSAGNAAVTPDSLLLLLLLLLLAPLSLPVYLSVL, from the exons ATGGCTCCATTCAGGAG aTTTCTGTGGATCTTCTTGTTTTGTGCTGTGAACACAG TGAGCTGCCAGGTGAACGTCCAGGGTTTCATCAGAGGAAGTGTCCTGCTGCCCTGCATCTACAGAGGACCTGACCCTCTGCCAGGGAACCCCAACGTCTCCTGGATGGACAAAGACGACAACATTGTGCTGACTGTCATGAGCGGTGTCCAGAATACAGCGTCTCAGAACCAGAACTTTAGAGGCAGAGTAAACAGTTTCCCTGATCTGTACACGTCAGGAAACTTCTCCATCGTCCTGCAGAACGTCCAGCTGTCGGACAGCGGCACCTACGAGTGCCACATCCCGAAGGTGGACTTCAAGCAGAGAGTCCAGCTGACCGTTACAG AGAAACGTGTTGACGTCACAGCGACTCCTGGACCATCAGCTGGTAACGCTGCAGTCACACCAgactccctcctcctgctcctcctgctcctcctcctggctccgctctctcttcctgtctattTATCTGTCCTTTAA
- the LOC121177710 gene encoding mid1-interacting protein 1-B-like, which yields MMQISDSHNQKNSLFNAMNRFIGAVNNMDQTVMVPNLLRDVPLDDNGDMKAVRTANGATTAYFHQDADMYSSYVLLKSIRNDIEWGVLQDDGWGKDRPGVEEVSRAGVEEDDLEKQFHYHLNGLHTVLSKLTHKANTLTNRYKEEIGCGN from the coding sequence ATGATGCAGATATCTGACTCCCACAACCAGAAGAACTCGCTCTTCAATGCCATGAACCGCTTCATCGGCGCCGTCAACAACATGGACCAGACGGTGATGGTGCCCAACCTGCTGCGGGACGTCCCACTGGACGACAACGGGGACATGAAGGCGGTGAGGACGGCCAATGGCGCCACCACCGCCTACTTCCACCAGGATGCCGACATGTACAGCTCCTACGTCCTGCTCAAGTCCATCCGTAACGACATCGAGTGGGGCGTCCTGCAGGATGACGGGTGGGGGAAGGACAGGCCGGGGGTGGAGGAGGTGTCGAGGGCgggggtggaggaggacgaCCTGGAGAAGCAGTTTCATTACCATCTGAATGGACTCCACACGGTTCTGTCCAAACTCACACACAAGGCCAACACGCTCACGAACCGCTACAAGGAGGAGATCGGCTGCGGGAACTGA